The Shewanella sp. MTB7 genome includes a window with the following:
- a CDS encoding LegC family aminotransferase: MSSLVKFIRETYQTNAFIPLHAPTFEGNEQAYVAETIASTFVSSVGKFVTDFEQKIEAFTQSPKAIATSSGSSALHTALYLAGVTHGDLVITQALTFVATCNTLYHMGAAPIFVDISTVSLGLSPQAVQDYLEEHGILNENGLCVHKETGQIIRAVMPMHTFGHPVELDELVLICQQWNLILIEDAAESLGSRYKDKHTGTLGEFAALSFNGNKIITTGGGGMVLTNNQEGGIRAKHITTTAKVPHPYEFYHDEPGFNYRMPNLNAALGCAQMESLPRFIEQKRALAKHYQAFFDDSDLQFVLEPPYAKSNYWLNAVICPNTYRRDELLKSTNESGVMTRPVWQLMHRLPMFKDALRGPLQHSELVESCLINLPSSPTTIGLTHA; encoded by the coding sequence ATGTCGTCATTAGTTAAGTTTATTCGAGAAACCTATCAAACCAATGCGTTTATTCCTTTGCATGCTCCTACGTTTGAAGGTAACGAACAGGCTTATGTTGCAGAAACAATAGCCAGTACTTTTGTGTCAAGTGTTGGTAAGTTTGTCACTGATTTCGAGCAAAAAATTGAAGCCTTTACTCAGTCTCCTAAAGCCATTGCTACTTCGAGTGGCTCCAGCGCATTGCATACTGCTTTGTATCTGGCTGGAGTAACCCATGGCGATTTGGTGATCACTCAAGCCCTGACATTTGTGGCCACCTGCAATACTTTATATCACATGGGCGCAGCGCCTATTTTTGTCGATATTTCAACGGTAAGCTTAGGGTTAAGCCCACAAGCCGTACAAGACTATTTAGAAGAGCATGGCATTCTCAATGAAAATGGCTTATGTGTTCACAAGGAGACAGGCCAAATTATTAGAGCTGTGATGCCTATGCATACCTTTGGTCATCCTGTTGAATTAGATGAGTTGGTGCTCATTTGTCAGCAATGGAATCTCATTTTAATTGAAGATGCGGCCGAAAGCTTAGGCTCTCGGTATAAAGACAAGCACACTGGTACGTTAGGTGAATTCGCCGCGCTTAGTTTCAATGGCAATAAGATCATCACCACAGGTGGTGGTGGGATGGTACTGACCAATAACCAGGAAGGTGGAATACGAGCCAAACACATAACAACAACCGCAAAGGTGCCACACCCTTACGAGTTTTATCATGATGAACCCGGTTTTAATTACCGAATGCCTAACTTAAATGCAGCGCTTGGCTGTGCCCAAATGGAAAGCCTGCCTCGATTTATCGAACAAAAACGCGCACTGGCAAAACACTACCAAGCTTTTTTTGATGACAGCGATCTGCAATTTGTTCTAGAACCCCCTTATGCCAAATCGAACTATTGGCTCAATGCAGTTATTTGTCCTAATACTTATCGTCGTGACGAGCTGCTTAAGTCAACCAATGAGAGTGGTGTGATGACTCGACCGGTCTGGCAACTGATGCATCGTCTTCCCATGTTTAAAGATGCTCTTCGAGGTCCACTTCAGCACTCAGAGTTAGTGGAATCTTGCCTGATTAACCTGCCAAGCTCTCCTACGACAATAGGATTAACTCATGCCTAA